The genomic DNA cacataaGCGTCTTTGGTGTATTTCCTCACAGCATCATAACCATCTTTGTAAAATTTCTTAAGGTCATCTAAATTGATACCAGGGGAAAGTGGCTCATTCATCAACTCAATGGCCACAAGACTCGGTTGAGTAGCGTATCTGCAATATGCAGAGTCATTATATTTGCATACATTAGATTTCATAATACTTGCATACATACATGATGAAtcatgtcatcatatgattgaattaatttaaaatcatccaatcacttatgtactcatttatatttttattgtttacaaGAAAACAGAAATGAAAGCTAAAAGGAGGAGTTTAGTTTCATGAAACCTTTTGGCAAGAAAATCTATGACATCTACAGTCTCTTGTATATTTGAACTACCCCATTCCTGAAAGCCATCTCTTGTTGCGCTGTGAGCATAGCCGTTTTGGGAAACTCGCAGCGCATGCAAATCTACAATCACCTTTAACTTGTATTTCCTGCACTTGCATAAACAGATATGGTATGAAACCTAAAGAAGATCAATCAGCAAAATGAACAAATACTCCAAACAAGAATACAAGATTTATATTGAAAACTCAATAAGTAAATCCACGGGTAGAAGAGTATTTCAACTATGAATGAagattattataagaaaaataagagaTTAATTTTGCTTACTCTTGTTTGCACATGAGCTCTCATTTTTTTCATACacttttatacaaattttatgtaCAACCCCAATTGGAAGATACTAGACACTTGTACCCACAAGTGGCGCCCAATTTACTTCAGGTAATTGTTATTCTACCCATTGCATTTAGTTAATGGAATGACAAATTTATCCATTGAATCATATAGTCCATACTGTGGGAACGAAGCCTCCGTGCCCATATGAAATCAGGTAGGCTACGAGATTAGGCCTACTAGCAAAATCTCTTCGCTACTAGACACAACCGTCCATTCATTTGTCTATTTTTGTTAGATAAGAGTGAATTGAAAGATGTTCGTCTAGGAAATTGATTAGAAATAGCAACAATAAGGTCCCCATCCCACCTCACACGGGGAGGGAATTCCCCTACATGAGTGGAGAGAAGAACCAGAACAAAAACAATCCCAAATAGCATAAACTAGATAGATATATCTCTATCAAGCCCTGTCCTTACTTGATACCCTATAAATATCattatacttttaattattttccacAAAATGTTATTACTATGAAGCAGAGGGAACGAGAAAGGGTAAGAAATGCAAATGGGATTATTTCTCATTAAGGATTCCCCATAATCCCCATAGCGAGGACAGGAGAGGAATGGGGATGTGTCCCACCCTACGGTAATAGATATGGGGATAACTATCCGTACCCCTCTCCTCCCATCTCTAATATGATTGTGTACTTACTCACTCCATTTGAAAGCATTGTCTAAGGCCTCCAATGAGCCTCCGATGAAAGGCTTCGGTGGATTGGGATCGTACATAATCCACCACCCAACTGGGATTCTCACAGCATTGATGCCATTTTGTGACATGAAGTTGAAATCCTCCTCGGTGATGTAAGTGTTCCGATGATCCTAATATTAAACATAGATGAATTAAATCagttaaaaattctaatatggTTATCCGACTTTCTCCTTTTCTTAAATTAACTCTTACCTTCATAACTTGAGGGGCTTTATCTGGACCATAACCATTTGTCAGTTGATATTCTCCTTGTAAGCTACTACCAATTGTCATGTTGAAGACAGATGGATCGTTATCATCCCAACTTGAGCCATTACCATCTGCAGTAATCTCTGTATCTGATTTCACCTAATTATATTGTAGAAGCTAATTAGTCAAGactatttattaaaaaggaaaaaatgatataaatgccACTTTATCTATAAAGCGATAAGTTAAGGCATACAAGTCCCACTTTTCAATCAGTGGGTGGACTCCCTGCTCCGTGGCGTGTGGGCAAGGGAATAGGTGGCAACATCCCTAAGCCTGTAAATGATATTTAACTATTCACTATCCCTCCCTTATCAGACAGAAGATAGGGTATTATTTGCTACTAGATGTTGCCCGCGATTAGCATTTATCTTATAAACAGGTGTTTTAGAGATTCCCTGAAAAATAAGAATCTTTAAAGTGTTTGGTTTAGTAATAGTTCTGAAAGTGTTTAGTTTCATTGTAATTAAAGAGATATAACgtattaaataatattgactCTGATAGATGTAATATGATTACGTATAAACCCGATAATTACATTGGTGtgactattttatttaatgaagtGGTGCACAATCTCTCCCTCAACCGTTTTCCACATTTAATGTTATTGTTAAAAGCTTTCGACAAGTCATTGATCAAGCGAGCTTTTTAGATATGACAACTTGACTTTAAAAATAGAGTTTCAACATAAACGAAAATGGGTACCATATATGCGTATAAAAATGACTATTTAACTCTACAAATAAAGTTTTAACTTAAAAAGATACGGTTAGGAGATGGGGAAGAGAAgagtataaaaataatagttttttacGGATAAGAGACGAGAATTCTCTAGCGAGGATGGAGAGGGGACCGGGACGGGTCCCACACTGCAGGTTGAGACCGGGATAGCCATCCCCGCCACTCCCCTCCTCTTGCAATCTCTATAGATGCATCATTTAAAGATTTTCTACAGTACCTGAACAAATTGCCCGTTAGATGCTTGGAGGCGAACTTGATAATTATTGCCTTCTTCCCTTACAATCTGAAATATCTCTGACGATTTTGGTGATGTTGACACTGCTACTAGTTTGTCTCCTTCGCCTTCATTTTCTAGGCCAACAAATTGCTTATTGGACACTCTCAAGCTGAAAAACGTCTCATTGATTCTCCACAACTGCATTACacatttaatacttaaaatcaAGCAGACCCTGAAAGTATTAGAAGATGACAGCAAAGTCATAGAACCAGACCCTGAAAGTTTCCCAATTAGATTCTGAGCTTCCACATAAAATCAAGCTTTTCCCACCTCCATTATCTGCACAGAGATATTTTTTCTGCTCTATGGACATAAATTGCACATGTGTTCCATCCTATCACATCCACAAGAGTCATTAAATATCTTCAGTGTCGTCACAATACAATTTATTGAAATGTTGACTAAATTTCCCAAGTCTGACTTATTTcaccatcaaaattaaatatatttatctgtCTCATTGAATGCATTGTGTGGCATGGCAAGCGTCAAGCTAGCTAAAGATTGAAGCCAGAAAGTTAAGATGGGCAGATTATCTCCTGAATCTTCCTTGAGGAAGCATTAAAACACAGAAAAACTTACCTTTTCTTCACTTCAATGATCTATATACTCTaatgaaaattaattgataagtGCAGAAAATGGAACGATGTACTAACCAGAAGATCCTTGTTGGGAATTCCATCAAAGAGGGAAGGTTTCATCCATCCCTCTATGAGAAGCCAGTTCCCAAGACTTGCAGCTTTTAATGGCAAATCCTGGGGAGAcacaagagagaaagagagaatccAGAAGAGGCATGACGATGAGAGAATTGCACTGTAGTAAGCCATTGTCATATTCACAAAAAGCAAAATAAGTACTGGTAACTCTATATATATGGGCCACCTAAAAAATGAACTCTTAAAGATTTTGTGCCCGACACTatgcttaaaaaattatttatttataattttattagttcttacctttttctattaattaataaatgaaatcaatatatttgtttccttgttaaaatataatttccataAACCCTTAGatcataaaatattcatatcatacagtttataatacatattatatgatacaatataaataaaaaatactataaattttaaaatatattaaaaattattcgatacaataaagatattatatagtataatatatatcatataataaatatatattatcaatataaattaatatatttatttgaaaaaaggaTAACATGAAAGATAtgtatctaaaaaattttaaaagattttttaataatttttaaaaagataatgtgataattaaaattttattattattatttttttaataagatgtCTCacaatgtgataaataatatacaatatagaatttcactatttttttgtaatacttaaatcaaaaaaagcaaaaagactTACTCCATCTCAAaacttttattagtaaaattttaaaactcaaatatttactcTTACAttaaaattctctttcaaacgtttatttaataaaaaaatttaaaattttattttatatatttttaatttaaaaaattaataatttttctcatccaaaaatttaataagttaatttttctcctacgttttttttaatcttctttctcCCACAGTCAAAATCCGGCCTGCCGACAGCATGGGTGTTGGGAGAAAAGGAGGGAAAGATGCACGCCACTGCTGGAGGAAAAATATCAATGCGTGGGTGTTGAGAAGGAGGCGAAGTGCGCTGGGAGGAAAAAGTAGAGAAAAATGGGGAGGTGGTGCTGCTCTATTTTGATTGGAGAATGGGAAAACTTGATGCTGGGGAAGTAAAGACAGAACCTGTTCTGATAGAGAGAAGTGGGATGCGGCTTTGCGGAGAAAAGGAGGAGGCACGCTGCAGTGTTTTGAAAATGAGAAGCAACGCGTGGCACGGCTGGAGAAGAACTAGAAATGCGCTGCTTATGTGAAGAAAATGGGCTG from Mangifera indica cultivar Alphonso chromosome 16, CATAS_Mindica_2.1, whole genome shotgun sequence includes the following:
- the LOC123199648 gene encoding probable glucan 1,3-beta-glucosidase A produces the protein MTMAYYSAILSSSCLFWILSFSLVSPQDLPLKAASLGNWLLIEGWMKPSLFDGIPNKDLLDGTHVQFMSIEQKKYLCADNGGGKSLILCGSSESNWETFRLWRINETFFSLRVSNKQFVGLENEGEGDKLVAVSTSPKSSEIFQIVREEGNNYQVRLQASNGQFVQVKSDTEITADGNGSSWDDNDPSVFNMTIGSSLQGEYQLTNGYGPDKAPQVMKDHRNTYITEEDFNFMSQNGINAVRIPVGWWIMYDPNPPKPFIGGSLEALDNAFKWSEKYKLKVIVDLHALRVSQNGYAHSATRDGFQEWGSSNIQETVDVIDFLAKRYATQPSLVAIELMNEPLSPGINLDDLKKFYKDGYDAVRKYTKDAYVIFSNRLGGDLKELISFSSNFGRVVIDFHMYNLFWEGFNSMTVQQNIDFIYNNRASAIKSVSDQGPLVFIGEWTCEWKVKNASKEDYQRFANAELDVFGRASFGWAYWAYKCDSNHWSLKWMIENGFISLS